From a single Gimesia fumaroli genomic region:
- a CDS encoding MBL fold metallo-hydrolase, whose protein sequence is MSELQHANFGWLHAPPFPPACCHCLILEGNAGLVLIDTGIGTHDIANPTERVGQEAIETAGFQFLPAMTALCQIEQRGFSADDVTDIVLTHCDPDHVGGLTDFPEAFVHLAAEEKQNLDANNSRYQRAQFANRPKWVTYETNDADWFGLPSRCVDTALNDDIRLIPLFGHTHGHCGVAIQTECHWFLHVGDAYYLRGELDDPQHPISKLAEIRADDNARRLESLAKLRTVISQAGEELSYCGYHDVTELPDSIPGFDQITENA, encoded by the coding sequence ATGTCCGAACTCCAACATGCTAATTTCGGCTGGCTGCATGCGCCCCCCTTTCCGCCCGCCTGCTGTCACTGTCTGATCCTTGAAGGCAACGCCGGGCTGGTATTAATCGATACGGGCATCGGCACACATGATATCGCCAACCCGACAGAACGCGTTGGGCAAGAGGCGATCGAGACAGCCGGCTTTCAGTTCCTGCCTGCCATGACGGCCCTGTGTCAGATAGAGCAACGGGGATTTTCTGCAGACGATGTGACCGACATTGTGCTGACGCACTGCGATCCTGATCATGTGGGTGGGCTGACCGATTTTCCGGAAGCCTTCGTGCATCTGGCGGCGGAAGAAAAACAGAACCTGGATGCGAACAACTCCCGCTATCAAAGGGCTCAATTTGCGAATCGTCCCAAATGGGTCACCTACGAAACGAACGATGCCGACTGGTTTGGCTTGCCCTCACGTTGTGTCGATACCGCGCTCAATGATGACATCCGGTTGATTCCGCTATTCGGTCACACGCACGGCCATTGTGGAGTCGCCATTCAAACAGAGTGTCACTGGTTCCTGCACGTAGGGGACGCCTATTACCTGCGTGGCGAACTCGATGATCCGCAGCACCCTATCAGCAAGCTGGCGGAAATTCGCGCCGACGACAACGCGCGACGACTGGAATCACTGGCAAAATTACGCACCGTCATTTCCCAGGCGGGTGAAGAACTCAGCTACTGCGGTTATCACGATGTGACCGAACTGCCAGACTCGATCCCCGGCTTTGATCAGATCACGGAAAACGCC
- a CDS encoding right-handed parallel beta-helix repeat-containing protein — translation MKFYLAVLVCLFALCFPNRSEADLNLYVKADATPDVQGTKEKPFRTINDARDAIRKARQQGQLKAGDVVTVNIEPGVYEFSSSLKFDKTDGGTKKNPVVYRATESGTVRLQGGVTLDAALFKAVTDENILKRIPEAARDHVRVYNLTPVSRGAFAEFKPSYRGVPTGPWLYMDGAPMTLARWPNADADNAGWASFTKAIDKGLPDPKAKDPAKQKLHPGSFVFDDPRPARWNLDQGVWLLGYWTHDWSDEAIRVADYDPEKKIIKLAAPHNYGIMGGTWGAKERRFFALNALEELDAPGEWYLDREKMQLYFYPTKSLDAATIVLARLTAPLLKIEGARHMRFEGLNIEFSHGSGIDLRNTEGIEIVGCVIANLGSSGISVVGENNTIRSCDLFNLGTRGISLSGGDRKQLKRANNRAINNHIHDYGLFQRTYAPGIYAHGCGQIVENNCIHDAPHNAILYGGNENRFERNEIYRVVMETGDSGAFYTGRDWTSQGNLLRHNFIHNLGGGDASHVNTMGVYLDDCDSGDTVEGNVFYRSGRAIMIGGGRDNPILNNLVLDCAIGLHVDSRGMTWKQWNNPKSAGWNLEERAEKMNYKNPPWSTRYPHLAKIMSDSPREPLYNPIERNVFVNCTKEVCHLGGQVKQLLDKFEIKNNLAVNTTGAPSGIGMTKDLKGFTNLEGSSTKPIPLGLTRNSSGKLTLEQDPKLLTPKIAFEPIPFDKIGLYQDEFRRELPVRRSQD, via the coding sequence ATGAAGTTCTATTTAGCTGTTCTGGTCTGTTTGTTCGCACTCTGTTTTCCGAATCGTAGCGAGGCGGATCTGAATTTATACGTGAAAGCCGATGCTACGCCGGACGTACAAGGGACTAAAGAAAAACCGTTCCGCACAATCAATGACGCACGGGACGCAATTCGAAAAGCCCGTCAGCAGGGTCAATTGAAGGCCGGCGATGTAGTGACTGTGAACATTGAGCCGGGCGTGTATGAATTTTCTTCGTCGCTGAAATTCGACAAAACTGATGGCGGCACGAAAAAGAACCCGGTCGTGTACCGGGCAACCGAGTCCGGTACGGTCCGACTTCAGGGAGGCGTCACTCTGGATGCGGCTTTGTTCAAAGCGGTAACCGACGAAAACATCTTAAAACGGATCCCGGAAGCGGCCCGGGATCATGTGCGGGTCTATAACCTGACGCCGGTCTCGCGAGGGGCGTTTGCCGAATTCAAACCCTCGTATCGGGGTGTGCCCACGGGTCCCTGGTTGTACATGGATGGTGCGCCGATGACACTGGCCCGCTGGCCGAATGCCGATGCAGACAACGCGGGCTGGGCGTCGTTTACCAAAGCAATCGACAAAGGCCTGCCCGACCCCAAGGCCAAAGACCCGGCCAAGCAAAAACTGCACCCCGGCTCGTTTGTGTTCGACGATCCTCGACCGGCACGTTGGAACCTGGATCAAGGAGTCTGGCTGCTCGGTTACTGGACGCACGACTGGAGCGATGAAGCCATTCGCGTCGCCGACTACGATCCTGAAAAGAAAATCATCAAGCTGGCGGCGCCTCACAATTACGGGATCATGGGCGGGACCTGGGGCGCGAAAGAACGCCGCTTCTTCGCACTCAACGCGTTGGAAGAACTGGACGCGCCAGGCGAATGGTATCTCGATCGCGAAAAAATGCAGCTCTATTTTTATCCCACCAAAAGTTTAGACGCCGCCACGATTGTGCTGGCGCGACTCACCGCGCCGTTGCTCAAAATCGAGGGCGCGCGTCACATGCGGTTTGAAGGTTTGAACATCGAATTTAGTCATGGTTCGGGCATTGATTTGCGGAATACGGAAGGCATCGAAATTGTTGGCTGCGTGATTGCGAACCTGGGCAGCAGCGGCATTTCGGTTGTCGGCGAAAATAATACGATCCGCAGTTGCGATCTCTTCAATCTGGGCACGCGTGGCATTTCCCTGTCCGGCGGGGATCGGAAACAACTCAAGCGGGCCAATAACCGCGCGATCAACAACCACATTCACGATTACGGACTGTTTCAACGGACGTATGCGCCGGGGATCTACGCCCATGGCTGTGGTCAGATTGTGGAGAACAACTGCATTCATGATGCCCCCCATAATGCGATTCTGTATGGCGGCAATGAGAATCGGTTCGAACGCAACGAAATCTACCGCGTGGTGATGGAGACCGGCGACTCGGGCGCGTTTTACACAGGACGCGACTGGACCAGTCAGGGGAATCTGCTACGCCACAACTTCATTCACAACCTGGGAGGCGGCGATGCGTCGCACGTGAATACGATGGGCGTCTACCTGGATGATTGTGACAGCGGCGACACAGTAGAAGGCAACGTATTTTATCGCTCGGGTCGGGCCATTATGATCGGTGGCGGCAGGGATAATCCGATTCTGAATAACCTGGTGCTCGACTGTGCCATTGGTCTGCACGTCGATTCACGAGGCATGACCTGGAAACAGTGGAACAACCCGAAGTCGGCCGGCTGGAATTTAGAAGAGAGAGCAGAAAAGATGAACTACAAAAATCCGCCCTGGAGCACCCGGTATCCCCATCTGGCGAAGATCATGAGCGACTCACCCCGCGAACCCTTATACAACCCGATCGAGCGAAATGTGTTTGTGAACTGCACCAAAGAAGTCTGTCATCTGGGCGGCCAAGTCAAACAGCTGCTCGATAAATTCGAGATAAAAAACAACCTCGCCGTGAATACCACGGGCGCGCCAAGCGGGATTGGCATGACCAAGGATCTGAAAGGTTTTACCAACCTGGAGGGGAGTTCCACCAAACCGATTCCGCTGGGCCTGACCAGAAACAGCAGCGGGAAACTGACGCTGGAACAGGATCCGAAACTGCTCACACCCAAGATCGCCTTTGAACCGATTCCCTTTGACAAGATCGGTCTCTATCAAGATGAATTTCGGCGGGAGCTGCCGGTCAGAAGATCTCAAGACTGA